The proteins below come from a single Malus sylvestris chromosome 3, drMalSylv7.2, whole genome shotgun sequence genomic window:
- the LOC126615602 gene encoding protein SLOW WALKER 1-like, protein MAEHQISKTFPVKPKHKPKPRTPKQTSESKYWSSFKTKQIPDLISSISSLTFSPTAPHSFAAAHSASLTLYNPLNQFSPTATISAFRDVVSSASFRCDGLLVAAADLSGLVQVFDVKTRNPLRKLKSHTRPARFVKFPAADKLHLVSGGDDAIVKYWDVAGETPICDLLGHKDYVRCGDCSPVSTDMFVTGSYDHTVKLWDVRVRDSGSVMEVNHGKPVEDVIFLPSGGLIATAGGDSVKIWDLMAGGKMVYSMESHNKTVTSICVAKIGKDSGEEAQQYRILSVALDGYMKVFDYAKMKVTHSMRFPAPLMSVGFSPDCMTRVIGTSNGMIYAGRRKYKEDAGGGSDEELDRPLSKYEKREKRLKALGDAGGLGPVMEEPQIRVLRPSNFRYFHRGQGEKPSERDYVVMRPKKVKLAEHDKLLKKFRHKDALVSVLRSKNPENVVAVMEELVARNKLLKCVLNLDSEELELLLKFLQKHLTVPSYSRLLMGLTEKVLEMRAEDIKASDALKGHIRNLKRSVEEEIRIQQSLQEMQGIISPLLRITGRR, encoded by the coding sequence ATGGCGGAACACCAAATCTCCAAGACCTTCCCTGTGAAACCCAAGCACAAGCCTAAGCCCCGAACCCCCAAACAAACCTCCGAATCCAAATACTGGTCCTCCTTCAAAACCAAGCAAATCCCTGACCTCATCTCCTCCATCTCCTCCCTCACCTTCTCCCCCACCGCCCCACACTCTTTCGCCGCCGCCCACTCCGCCTCCCTCACCCTCTACAACCCCCTCAACCAATTCTCCCCCACCGCCACCATCTCCGCCTTCCGCGACGTCGTTTCTTCTGCCTCGTTCCGCTGCGATGGCCTCCTCGTTGCCGCCGCCGACCTCTCCGGCCTCGTCCAGGTCTTCGATGTCAAAACCCGAAACCCGCTTCGGAAACTTAAATCCCACACGCGCCCAGCTCGATTCGTCAAATTCCCAGCAGCGGACAAGCTCCATTTGGTCTCTGGCGGCGACGACGCGATTGTCAAGTATTGGGATGTCGCCGGGGAGACCCCGATTTGCGACTTGCTCGGCCACAAGGACTATGTGCGGTGCGGCGATTGCTCGCCGGTCAGTACGGATATGTTCGTAACTGGTTCTTATGATCACACAGTGAAGCTTTGGGATGTGAGGGTTAGAGATTCGGGGTCGGTGATGGAGGTGAATCACGGAAAGCCGGTGGAGGACGTGATTTTCTTGCCATCCGGTGGGTTGATTGCGACGGCCGGCGGCGATTCTGTGAAGATTTGGGATTTGATGGCAGGTGGGAAAATGGTGTATTCAATGGAGAGCCACAACAAGACGGTTACTTCGATTTGTGTCGCGAAAATCGGGAAGGATAGCGGAGAGGAGGCGCAGCAATATAGGATTTTGAGTGTGGCATTGGATGGTTACATGAAGGTGTTTGATTATGCGAAAATGAAGGTCACTCACTCAATGCGGTTCCCTGCACCGCTTATGTCCGTAGGGTTTTCGCCCGATTGTATGACGAGGGTGATTGGAACTTCGAATGGGATGATCTACGCTGGGAGGAGGAAGTACAAGGAAGACGCCGGGGGTGGTTCTGATGAGGAGCTAGATAGGCCGCTTTCGAAGTATGAGAAGAGGGAGAAGAGGTTGAAGGCCTTAGGGGATGCTGGGGGTTTGGGACCTGTGATGGAGGAACCGCAGATTCGGGTTTTAAGGCCTTCGAATTTTAGGTATTTCCATAGAGGACAAGGGGAGAAGCCGTCCGAGCGGGACTACGTGGTAATGAGGCCAAAGAAAGTGAAATTGGCCGAGCATGACAAGCTATTGAAGAAGTTTAGGCACAAGGATGCTCTGGTGTCTGTCTTGCGCAGCAAGAATCCGGAGAATGTCGTGGCGGTGATGGAGGAATTGGTGGCGAGGAATAAACTGCTGAAGTGCgtgttgaatttggattcagAGGAGCTGGAATTGCTGCTGAAGTTCTTGCAGAAGCACTTGACCGTGCCGAGTTACTCGAGGTTGTTGATGGGGTTGACAGAGAAGGTTCTTGAGATGAGGGCTGAGGACATTAAAGCTTCCGACGCGTTGAAGGGCCAT